The sequence CGCCCTCTTTGACGCGCTGCCTGATCCCGGCCTGTTGGTTGACCCGGAGCACGAGTGGCGGGTTCAAGGTGCCAATCCGGCCGCTCAGCGCGTCTTCGGCGTGCAGGTGGGCACGCTGCTGAGTCAGGCTCTGCCTGACTTCTGGTCGGAACTGGCCCGGCACACGGCTGAGCTCACGGCCCTGCCTGCTGGAAAACTCAAGTCTTTGCAACTGCATGGAACGGGAGATTGGCGGTGGGTGGAAGTGCGTGCCTTCCGTGTGGGCGCGCTCGTCGCGTTGCAAGTGGTCAATCTGACGGCCCAGCATGCCGACGAGGCCCGCAATAGCGCCTTGTTCGCCTTGACAGTCGCTCTGTCCAAGGCCCTGACCAATCAGGAGGCTGCTGAGATCGTCTTACAGCAGGGCCGAACAGCGCTCAACGCCGCGACTGGCAGCGTGTTCGTGCTTGATCCGGTCGTTGATGAATTGGTCTTGGCGGGCATGGTTGGCTACGAAGAAGCTGACATGCAGGGCTGGCAGCGCGTCCCCGTCTCGGCCTCGACACTGCTGGGGGACGCGCTGCAGGCTGGGAAAGCGCTGTTCCTGAGCACAGCAGAGGTGGAGGTTCGCTATCCGCACCTGAATGTGCGGCGCACTCTGCAGACCCGCGCGACCGTGGCCCTGCCGCTGATGTTCGGCGGACAACCGCTGGGGGTCGTGACCTTTGGTTTTGCAGGGGAACATGACTTTGGAAGCGCAGAGCGCCGCTTTTTGCTGGCCCTGAGTCAACAGCTCGCGCAGGCCCTGGAACGCGCCCGGCTGTTTGCCCAAGAGCGGCAGGCCCATCAGACGGCCACCCTGCTGTACGAGCTGACGGCAGCGCTCGGGCGTGCAACGACTCCGGGTGAAGTGGCGCAGGTCATCGCCCAGACCAGTGTCCCGGTGCTGGAGGCCACCGGGGGGGCAGTGCTGCAACTTGACGCGGCGCACGAGGACCTGGTGCTGCTGGGCGTGCACGGCTATGCAGAAGACCGTCCGGTGGGCTGGGAACGCTTCAGCCTACACCTCGACGTGATCGGCGCAGACTGCGCGCGCACCCAGGAGGCGATCTTCCTCGGTACGCCGGAGTACCTGGAACGCTATCCACACCGCCGGGGGCACACCCTGACGGAGGCCGCCGCCGCCCTCCCCCTGTGGGCCAGGGGGCGGCTGCTGGGGGTACTGTCCTACGACTGGGACGAACCTCACCAGTTCTCCCCCGCAGAGCGGGAGTTGCTGCTCGCCCTGGCAGGCCAGTGTGCACAGGCGTTGGAACGCACCGTGCGCGCCGAGGCACAGCGCACCCAGGTGCAGCTGCTCAATCTCGCACAGGACGCCCTATTTGTCCGCAACGCCACCAATGAGGTCACCCATTGGAATCCGGCGGCCGAAGCCTTGTACGGGTACTCGGCTCAGGAAGCGCGCGGTCGGGTGACGCATGAGCTGCTCCAGACCCGCTTTCCGGTCTCGCAGGAGGCGGTGGACGAGGCGCTGCTCGGCAGTGGCCGGTGGGAAGGTGAACTCCAGCACCGAGCCCGGGACGGGCGAGAGGTCGTGGTCTCCAGCCGCCAATCCCTGCGGCGCGACGAGGACGGCAAGCCTGTCGCCATTCTAGAAGTCAACCGTGATGTGACCGTTCAGCAGGCTGCCCAGAACGCCCTCCTCACCAGCCAGCACCGTTATCAGGCCTTGATCGAGGCGACGGACCAGTACGTGTGGACGAACTCTCCTAAGGGTGAGATGGCTGGGGAACAGCCGGGTTGGGCGCGGCTGACTGGGCAATCTCAGGCGGAGTATCAGGGCTACGGTTGGTCCGTGCGGTTACATCCGGAGGACCGCGAATACGCGGTGTCCGCTTGGCAGGAGTCCGTGCGCACCCGCTCGTTGTATGAGGTCGAGCAGCGGGTACAGGTACAGGACGGTGCCTACCGTTCCTTTCTGGTGCGGGCCGTGCCGCTGCTCAACGAGGAGGGGGGGTTGCGGGAGTGGGTGGGACTCCACACGGACATCACCGACCTCAAGCGTGCTGAACAACTGCTTCAAGCGTGGGGCAGTGAGCTGGAGCGGCAGATCGCGGCGCAGACCCGGGAGTTGCGGGCCGCCAACGAGGAGCTGGGGGCCTTCGCTTACACCGTGTCACATGATCTGCGCGCCCCTGTGCGGCATGTCAAGAGTTTCGCTGGTTTGCTGCGCAAGAAAGTGCAAGCAGGAGACGAGTTCAGCGTGCTGCGCTATGTCGATGTGATTGAACAAGCCGCAGAGCGTATGGAAACCCTGACCGACGCCCTGCTGAGCCTCGCCCGGGCGGGGATGACCGAGCTGGAGACGACCGACATCGATCTGAACTTCCTGGTAGATGAGATCCGCTCTGACCTGATTCCAGAGTTGGCCGGGCGTGAGGTGACGTGGCAGGTGGGGGCGCTGCCGACTGTGCGGGTGGACTTGGGGTTGTTCCGTCAGGTACTGACCAACCTGCTGGAGAACGCGATCAAGTACAGTCGAGGGCGCGACCCGGCAGTCGTGGAGGTGTGGGCGGAGCAGAGCTTGTCCGAAATCGTCGTCATGGTGCGGGACAATGGGGCGGGCTTTGACCCCCAGTACGCGGGGAAACTGTTTGGGGTCTTCCAGCGGCTGCATCACCAGAGCGAGTTTGAGGGCACCGGAGTTGGACTGGCCAACGTGAAACGCATCGTAGAAAAGCACGGTGGTCGGGTCTGGGCCGAGGGACGGCCCGGTGAGGGGGCCACCTTCTTCCTCAGCCTTCCCCAAGGGTGAAGCGGCTGGAAGGGGTCAAGGGCGGACCAAGACGAGAGAAGGCTCTAGCTGTGCCTTGAGCCGGGTTGGAGCTATGCCGCAGTCCGAGGTGGTCTGAGTTGAACTCGCTCCAATGACTAACTCCGCCCTTTTGGGAGGCGGTTGTCTCAAGGAGCCGGGGAAGACGTCAGTGGAGTGAGCTTTTTGGGATGGAGAGAGCGTCACTGGAAGCTGACTGTGACGCGTCAGCGTCTGGTGCCTGAGGGTCTGCCATGGACTGGAGGGCCTGTAGGGTCTCCCGCGTTTCCTCCGCCGCCGTTTCCAGGGTCAGCCGCTGGACACTGGTGGCGTCCTGTCGTTGTTCCAGGCGGTTAATCTCGGCCCGGTCTCGGGCCTCAGTGTGTTCCAGCTGGGCGAGGTGCGCTTCGGCCTGTTCAGCCACGTGTTCCAGGTGCTGCTTCTGATGGGCGTGGGTGTGGCCCTCTTCTTCCAACGCACGGATCTGTTCCAGGGTCTCAGCGGCTTGACGTTCCAAATGAGCCAGTTCGCGTTCCCCCTGACGGTGCTCGGCTTGCCGAAGCCGCTCCACGGCTTCAGCCCCTATCCGCTCTAGTTCGGCAATCTGGGTCAAGGAGTTGGCCTGGCCCAAGGCCGCCGTGATGATCTCTTCCAGATTGCGGGCCTGCTGATGCACGGCCTCGCTGAGGCGAGTGAGCAGGTGGGCACTGACATGTTCCAAGGGGGTTTCCCGCACTTGGATGAGGGTCTGCTGGATGGTCAGCCGCAGCTCATGGGCCGTCTGAATCTGCGTGCGGCCAGACGTGACGATGCCTTCCAGGGTGGCCAAGTGCACGGCGGCCACGGAGCCGATCTCGGCTAGGGGGGTGGCCCGCATCTGCTCCAGGGTGGCGGCGACCACGCGCCGCAGGGCTTGGACAACCACGAGCTGTTCCCGGCCCGCGTTGATGATGTGCTCCAACACGTCTTGCTGAATAAACCCGGCCTCGCCGACGTGCTCTCGAGCGGCTGAGGACGCCATCCGTTCTGCTCGGGGATCTAAGTCATTGGGCAGGTCATGGGTGGTGGGCGGGAGCATGCAGCAGTCTAAAGGGTGCCCCCCAGCGGCGAAAAGGGATCTTTTGGGGTTACACCCACAGAATTGAGGGGAGGACGTTGTATGGCCTGCGCTCCTCAAGTTTGAGGAAATCACAGCCAACTGCACCTCACGCCCCATACGCGACCGCCTCTGCGCCTACCTGCTGGGCGTGCCTCAGGGCCACCAATGTCTCCAGTACCTCGTCCACAGACGCCACGTGGGCATCGCTTTGAACCGCGATGGCTGCACGTCTACCAATCAGATCCCAGTTCATAACAGCTCTTGAACGTCGGCTTGAGGGGTGTTTCATTGTTTTTAAAGATCCTTAAACGGAAAGCGGTGGTACAGCTAGGTTTATGTACACAGCACCATGCAAAAGGGAAGGGATTCTGCTGGCGAATTTAGATCAGGGTATCCAAAACAGCGTTTTTTGCGACTGGGCTGTTTGCACTTACCGATGAACTGGAAAGATTTTTGAATTCGCCAGCAGAATCGGAAGGCATACGCAACGAAAGGAAGGTCATGAGGAACACAGCCTTTTCTTGTTGCAAAACCCTATTGCTTT is a genomic window of Deinococcus sp. QL22 containing:
- a CDS encoding PAS domain S-box protein; the encoded protein is MTSSNAAASTALFDALPDPGLLVDPEHEWRVQGANPAAQRVFGVQVGTLLSQALPDFWSELARHTAELTALPAGKLKSLQLHGTGDWRWVEVRAFRVGALVALQVVNLTAQHADEARNSALFALTVALSKALTNQEAAEIVLQQGRTALNAATGSVFVLDPVVDELVLAGMVGYEEADMQGWQRVPVSASTLLGDALQAGKALFLSTAEVEVRYPHLNVRRTLQTRATVALPLMFGGQPLGVVTFGFAGEHDFGSAERRFLLALSQQLAQALERARLFAQERQAHQTATLLYELTAALGRATTPGEVAQVIAQTSVPVLEATGGAVLQLDAAHEDLVLLGVHGYAEDRPVGWERFSLHLDVIGADCARTQEAIFLGTPEYLERYPHRRGHTLTEAAAALPLWARGRLLGVLSYDWDEPHQFSPAERELLLALAGQCAQALERTVRAEAQRTQVQLLNLAQDALFVRNATNEVTHWNPAAEALYGYSAQEARGRVTHELLQTRFPVSQEAVDEALLGSGRWEGELQHRARDGREVVVSSRQSLRRDEDGKPVAILEVNRDVTVQQAAQNALLTSQHRYQALIEATDQYVWTNSPKGEMAGEQPGWARLTGQSQAEYQGYGWSVRLHPEDREYAVSAWQESVRTRSLYEVEQRVQVQDGAYRSFLVRAVPLLNEEGGLREWVGLHTDITDLKRAEQLLQAWGSELERQIAAQTRELRAANEELGAFAYTVSHDLRAPVRHVKSFAGLLRKKVQAGDEFSVLRYVDVIEQAAERMETLTDALLSLARAGMTELETTDIDLNFLVDEIRSDLIPELAGREVTWQVGALPTVRVDLGLFRQVLTNLLENAIKYSRGRDPAVVEVWAEQSLSEIVVMVRDNGAGFDPQYAGKLFGVFQRLHHQSEFEGTGVGLANVKRIVEKHGGRVWAEGRPGEGATFFLSLPQG